Proteins encoded in a region of the Balneolales bacterium ANBcel1 genome:
- the mfd gene encoding transcription-repair coupling factor produces MSLTQIAQIFSKEFPGDDITGKLRPGHTISLRHFVGSTTSLALADTARRHYPMMVITPDTERAQFLKSDMDALGVRSTLYFPPAGRKPYESGRVKDTAVAAQRSDVIDRIRDNGERLAVVTSADALFEKMASSESFAEASITLRKDGRIDPETLTGRLADQQYQAVSFVNEPGEYARRGGIIDIFPFAGEYPIRLEFFGDEIDSIREFDPDSQRSVAFLDHIRLVPNLETLAREDRQSLISFLPESAVVAIVDYPGVVAEISRLYAEAMAIYREQVPGLADSVSGDMAPADSKSSNTTSASAAAAGGRNNRVDAKNSGSYQDTSSVDIEPPEQRYLAPEELVKQLQRHPRMLFGALPADLEPDAEYRLDARPQPDFNSSVKLLRKDLADRSLENIETYILCDNDGQRNRFEELLGEPNRDLRYRMSVDTLHQGFVLPGAGIAVYTDHQIFNRYHRPKTRTRSRRGGISFKELKDLNIGDYVVHVDHGIGKFAGFRKITVRGAEQESVVLRYQDDSTLYVNVSSLHKLQKYSGKDGTAPKITKLGTGEWARKKAKTRKRVKDIARDLITLYAKRKSQKAWAFSPDSTEQTELEASFMYEETPDQASAIDDVKGDMTGETPMDRLVCGDVGFGKTEVAVRAAFKAVLDGKQVAVMVPTTILADQHWKTFRTRMKDFAVNIEVISRFRSKAEQTDILRRTKKGAVDILVGTHRIASKDVAFKDLGLLIVDEEQRFGVSVKEKLKELRASVDVLTLTATPIPRTLQFSLMGARDLSIINTPPPNRQPVLTEIHSFDSRLIRDAIMQEVSRGGQVFFIHNRVLNIEETAEMIRSLVPNIRVQFAHGQMPGSRLEKIILDFYDHKFDVLVSTNIVENGIDIANANTILINQANHFGLSELHQLRGRVGRSNRKAYCYLITPPMESLSLESRRRLLALEEYSDLGSGFNIAMRDLDIRGAGDILGAEQSGFVNEVGFEMYNKILNDAVRELKETEFSDLFADTEYVPERPETTVEFDYSALLPADYVSDNVERLNLYRRLSGAAGKNEINDWRDEVTDRFGPLPEAAVNLVNATHIKQLASRIWLDKVTIRSGRMWLQCPDHDTETGARFYDQGGLQHLMNQLETLRPGKFQLVQKGQAVRFAVQDVPGLKEAQTLLEQLEPATVPAGGASKTAEYT; encoded by the coding sequence ATGTCTCTGACGCAGATTGCGCAGATCTTTTCCAAAGAGTTTCCGGGTGATGACATTACCGGCAAACTGAGGCCGGGCCACACGATTTCCCTCCGTCACTTTGTCGGATCAACCACCTCGCTGGCTCTGGCCGATACGGCCAGACGGCACTATCCGATGATGGTCATCACCCCCGATACCGAACGGGCCCAGTTCCTGAAATCCGACATGGATGCCCTGGGAGTCCGGTCCACCCTCTATTTCCCTCCGGCCGGAAGAAAACCGTATGAATCGGGCCGGGTGAAGGATACCGCCGTTGCGGCCCAGCGCTCCGATGTGATTGACCGCATCCGCGATAACGGCGAGCGGTTGGCTGTGGTGACATCCGCCGATGCCCTGTTCGAAAAGATGGCATCTTCGGAAAGTTTTGCCGAGGCCTCGATCACCCTCCGAAAAGATGGCCGCATTGACCCGGAAACATTGACCGGCCGGCTGGCCGATCAGCAGTACCAGGCCGTCTCCTTTGTGAATGAACCCGGTGAATACGCCCGGCGTGGCGGCATCATCGATATTTTTCCGTTTGCCGGCGAATACCCCATCCGGCTCGAGTTCTTTGGCGATGAAATCGACTCCATCCGGGAGTTTGACCCCGATTCGCAGCGATCTGTCGCGTTTCTGGATCACATCCGCCTGGTACCCAATCTGGAAACGCTCGCCAGGGAAGACAGGCAGTCGCTGATCTCGTTCCTGCCGGAGTCGGCGGTGGTCGCCATCGTGGACTACCCCGGGGTGGTCGCGGAAATCAGCCGTCTCTACGCCGAGGCCATGGCGATATACCGGGAGCAGGTTCCCGGTCTGGCTGATTCCGTTTCCGGTGATATGGCCCCGGCCGATTCCAAAAGCTCCAATACGACATCCGCATCCGCCGCAGCTGCCGGCGGGCGGAATAACCGCGTCGATGCGAAAAACTCCGGCTCGTACCAGGACACCAGCTCCGTCGATATCGAACCGCCCGAACAGCGCTATCTCGCCCCCGAAGAGCTGGTGAAACAGCTGCAACGACATCCGCGGATGCTGTTCGGCGCCCTTCCGGCCGACCTGGAGCCCGATGCCGAATACCGTTTGGACGCCCGGCCCCAGCCCGATTTCAACAGCTCGGTGAAGCTGCTGCGCAAGGATCTGGCCGATCGCAGCCTGGAAAACATCGAAACCTATATTCTGTGTGACAACGACGGGCAACGCAACCGGTTTGAGGAACTGCTCGGTGAACCGAACCGCGACCTCCGCTACCGGATGTCCGTTGATACCCTGCATCAGGGCTTTGTGCTTCCGGGGGCAGGTATCGCCGTGTATACCGACCACCAGATCTTCAACCGGTACCACCGGCCCAAAACCCGGACCCGCTCGCGGCGCGGCGGCATCTCATTCAAAGAGCTGAAAGATCTGAACATCGGCGATTATGTGGTCCACGTCGATCACGGCATCGGCAAGTTCGCCGGTTTCAGAAAAATTACCGTGAGAGGGGCCGAGCAGGAATCGGTCGTCCTGCGCTATCAGGACGATTCCACGCTGTATGTCAATGTCTCCAGTCTGCACAAGCTGCAGAAATACTCCGGAAAAGACGGCACCGCGCCGAAAATCACCAAACTCGGCACCGGTGAATGGGCCCGGAAGAAAGCCAAAACGCGGAAGCGGGTCAAGGACATCGCCCGCGACCTGATCACGCTGTACGCGAAGCGGAAATCACAGAAAGCCTGGGCTTTTTCACCCGACAGCACCGAGCAGACCGAGCTGGAGGCCTCCTTCATGTACGAAGAGACCCCGGATCAGGCCAGCGCCATCGACGATGTCAAAGGCGACATGACCGGTGAAACACCCATGGATCGCCTTGTGTGTGGTGATGTGGGTTTCGGCAAGACCGAAGTCGCCGTTCGGGCGGCGTTCAAGGCGGTGCTGGACGGCAAGCAGGTTGCGGTGATGGTTCCTACCACCATCCTGGCCGATCAGCACTGGAAAACCTTCCGCACCCGCATGAAAGATTTCGCGGTGAACATCGAGGTCATTTCCCGGTTTCGCAGCAAAGCCGAACAGACCGATATCCTCAGACGCACCAAAAAAGGCGCAGTGGACATTCTTGTCGGCACCCACCGCATTGCCTCAAAGGATGTGGCGTTCAAGGACCTGGGTCTGCTGATCGTCGATGAGGAGCAGCGTTTCGGCGTAAGCGTCAAAGAGAAGCTGAAGGAACTGCGCGCTTCGGTGGATGTGCTCACCCTCACCGCCACACCCATCCCCCGCACCCTCCAGTTCTCCCTGATGGGGGCCCGTGACCTGAGTATCATCAACACCCCTCCCCCCAACCGGCAGCCCGTGCTCACCGAGATCCACAGCTTTGACTCCCGCCTGATCCGCGATGCTATCATGCAGGAGGTCAGTCGCGGCGGCCAGGTTTTCTTCATCCACAATCGGGTGCTAAATATCGAGGAGACCGCCGAAATGATCCGGTCGCTGGTCCCGAATATCCGCGTGCAGTTCGCCCATGGACAAATGCCCGGCAGCCGGCTGGAAAAGATTATTCTGGATTTTTACGATCACAAGTTTGACGTGCTGGTATCCACCAATATCGTCGAAAACGGGATCGACATCGCCAATGCGAACACCATCCTGATCAACCAGGCCAACCATTTCGGGCTGTCGGAACTCCATCAGCTGCGCGGGCGGGTGGGCCGCTCAAACCGAAAGGCGTACTGCTACCTGATTACTCCCCCGATGGAGTCGCTGTCTCTCGAATCCCGCAGACGGCTGCTGGCGCTGGAGGAGTACTCCGACCTGGGTTCCGGATTCAACATTGCCATGCGGGATCTTGACATCCGGGGCGCAGGCGACATTCTGGGCGCCGAACAGAGCGGATTCGTGAATGAAGTCGGTTTCGAGATGTACAACAAAATTTTGAACGACGCGGTACGGGAGCTGAAGGAAACCGAGTTTTCCGACTTGTTCGCCGACACCGAATATGTGCCGGAGCGACCGGAGACCACCGTCGAATTCGACTATTCCGCACTGCTGCCGGCCGACTATGTGAGCGACAATGTCGAACGGTTGAATCTGTACCGCCGCCTTTCCGGGGCCGCGGGCAAAAACGAGATCAACGACTGGCGGGACGAGGTAACCGACCGGTTCGGTCCCCTGCCGGAAGCTGCGGTCAATCTCGTCAACGCCACACATATCAAGCAGCTGGCCTCCCGGATATGGCTGGACAAGGTGACTATCCGTTCGGGCCGCATGTGGTTGCAATGCCCGGACCACGACACTGAAACCGGCGCCCGTTTTTACGACCAGGGCGGTTTGCAGCATCTGATGAATCAGCTGGAGACGCTTCGTCCCGGAAAATTCCAGCTGGTGCAGAAGGGCCAGGCGGTGCGATTTGCCGTACAGGACGTGCCGGGCCTGAAGGAAGCCCAAACGCTGCTGGAACAGCTGGAGCCCGCAACCGTGCCGGCCGGCGGCGCGTCGAAAACGGCCGAATACACATGA
- a CDS encoding L-threonylcarbamoyladenylate synthase, whose translation MIDTTPAISLSHYAELLRKGGVVAFPTETVYGLGADAWNADAIARIFALKGRPPDNPLIVHVGSVEMAETLAAGITEDARLLMEHFWPGPLTLIFPKRPEVLDIVTAGIATVAVRMPDHPIPLRLIGESGPLAAPSANTSGRPSPTRAEHVRHDFGDEVPVIEGGSCQYGLESTVLDLSQHPYTVLRPGHVTQSDLERVLKQPVRMAQHRSDDDTGVAPRSPGMKYTHYAPDARVRWMTPDELDDPPTGKSKTLYLLHTLREHQAVPTQDTDSAYAGDSGGTGDSGGLEADSRDSGSTGDARVPGGSGFSDGPGVSDDPGDSGFSDSTDDPGDSGDAKKRARQPLSVVHYREDYIEMARDLYDRFRMADLNGYEEIAIEPFPAWHEMTEALLNRIRKAIGD comes from the coding sequence ATGATTGACACCACACCCGCCATATCGCTGAGTCACTACGCAGAGCTCCTTCGCAAGGGCGGCGTTGTAGCATTTCCCACCGAAACCGTCTACGGCCTTGGAGCCGATGCCTGGAATGCCGACGCCATCGCCCGCATCTTTGCACTCAAGGGGCGCCCGCCGGACAATCCCCTGATCGTACATGTCGGTTCGGTGGAAATGGCGGAAACCCTTGCGGCCGGGATTACCGAAGACGCCCGGCTGTTGATGGAGCACTTCTGGCCGGGTCCGCTGACTCTCATCTTCCCCAAGCGACCGGAGGTGCTGGATATTGTCACCGCCGGTATCGCGACGGTGGCAGTTCGTATGCCCGATCACCCCATCCCCTTGCGGCTCATTGGAGAATCTGGACCGCTCGCCGCGCCGAGTGCCAACACGTCGGGCCGTCCCAGTCCCACGAGGGCCGAGCATGTGCGCCACGATTTCGGAGACGAGGTGCCGGTTATCGAAGGCGGATCGTGCCAATACGGACTTGAATCGACCGTACTGGATCTTTCGCAGCATCCGTACACCGTTCTGCGACCGGGGCATGTTACACAGTCAGACCTGGAGCGGGTGCTCAAACAGCCGGTCCGGATGGCGCAGCATCGGTCGGACGATGATACCGGTGTCGCCCCGCGCAGCCCCGGCATGAAATACACCCATTACGCGCCGGACGCCCGGGTACGCTGGATGACGCCTGACGAACTGGACGATCCCCCAACCGGCAAGAGCAAGACGCTCTATCTGCTTCACACATTGCGAGAGCACCAGGCCGTACCCACGCAGGACACGGATTCGGCATATGCCGGTGATTCAGGGGGGACTGGGGATTCTGGTGGATTGGAGGCTGATTCCAGGGACTCCGGCAGTACCGGCGATGCAAGAGTACCAGGTGGTTCCGGCTTTTCCGACGGCCCCGGTGTTTCCGACGATCCCGGCGATTCCGGCTTTTCCGACAGTACCGACGATCCCGGCGACTCCGGCGATGCAAAAAAACGGGCGAGGCAGCCGCTATCCGTTGTTCACTACCGGGAGGATTACATCGAAATGGCGCGTGACCTGTACGACCGGTTCCGGATGGCCGACCTGAACGGCTATGAGGAGATCGCCATCGAACCGTTTCCCGCCTGGCACGAAATGACCGAGGCGCTGCTCAATCGCATTCGGAAAGCGATCGGCGATTAG
- a CDS encoding aldo/keto reductase, which produces MIYRPLGKAGVRVSALSLGSWLTFGKLIDDATAEKLMHTAYDNGVNFFDNAEAYYFGKSEEVMGRILKKSGWDRTTFLVSSKVFWGGELPNQSGLSKKHVFEACHAALRRLQVDYLDLYFCHRPDKATPMEETVWAMHQLVMQGKVLYWGTSEWSAQEIMEAHSVARQHNLVAPVMEQPHYNMVKRHRVEVEYSKLYKIVGLGTTIFSPLASGLLTGKYNDGLPDDTTRLSQKELDWLKEEILQPGNIEKARGLTSVANDLGISLARLAIAWCLKNPNVSSAILGASKVSQLEENLRAVDDLEKLDDTVMERIEEILQNKPKAPMF; this is translated from the coding sequence ATGATTTATCGCCCTCTTGGAAAAGCCGGAGTCAGGGTCAGTGCCCTGTCGCTCGGATCCTGGCTTACCTTCGGAAAACTGATTGACGACGCCACCGCCGAAAAGCTGATGCACACGGCATACGATAACGGCGTCAATTTCTTCGACAATGCCGAGGCCTACTACTTCGGAAAGTCAGAAGAGGTAATGGGTCGCATCCTCAAAAAATCCGGGTGGGACCGCACCACGTTCCTGGTATCCAGCAAGGTGTTCTGGGGCGGTGAACTTCCCAATCAGAGCGGCCTCAGTAAAAAGCATGTATTCGAGGCGTGCCACGCCGCACTGCGCCGGCTTCAGGTCGACTATCTGGATCTCTATTTCTGCCACCGGCCCGACAAGGCTACCCCCATGGAGGAGACCGTTTGGGCAATGCATCAGCTAGTCATGCAGGGCAAGGTGCTTTACTGGGGAACCTCGGAGTGGAGCGCACAGGAGATCATGGAGGCACACTCCGTCGCCCGGCAGCACAACCTGGTCGCCCCGGTGATGGAGCAGCCGCACTATAACATGGTTAAGCGGCACAGGGTCGAGGTGGAGTACTCCAAATTGTACAAGATTGTGGGACTCGGTACCACCATTTTCTCACCGCTTGCCTCCGGACTGCTCACCGGCAAGTATAACGACGGCCTTCCGGATGACACGACCCGGCTCTCGCAGAAAGAGCTGGACTGGCTCAAGGAGGAGATCCTCCAGCCGGGGAATATCGAAAAGGCGCGCGGCCTGACTTCCGTCGCCAATGATCTAGGCATCTCCCTGGCGAGGCTGGCCATCGCATGGTGCCTGAAAAACCCGAACGTGAGCAGCGCCATTCTCGGGGCCAGCAAGGTGTCGCAGCTGGAGGAAAACCTGCGCGCCGTTGACGACCTCGAGAAACTGGACGATACCGTGATGGAACGTATCGAGGAGATCCTGCAGAACAAGCCCAAAGCGCCGATGTTCTGA
- a CDS encoding PAS domain S-box protein produces MADKFLLGIADCKIILDDDGKPVDYIFVNTNRAFEKISGLKRGDIINRPVTKVHPGIIGEEFDWIGFFGNIALNGGREVFEHYSEALGRWYRVTVVSDGEGYFTTVYEELTHFTQFAEASQKLNGYFADNIDYHDIAETMRQISGASFVAFNVFSHNRESFTTRAFAGDGRQIRKAADILGFALEDKKWNLNPRIEARTEGNKTTVFDRLEDIAGNDLPREVLAGLAGVLNISSVAVVKTITDARDLGDFTLFYQGGRRPKNRHLMESYADMVGSVLRRIRSEQQLKQHEEELAGFFDVNLDLLCIADTDGYFIKTNKAWGEILGYSSEELNNRKFLDFVHPDDIQPTLDAMNSLGKQEKVLNFTNRYRSIDGSYRWIEWRSHPKGKLIYAAARDVTDRVRSEKALRESEEKLNLFFSQSMSGFFFMALDEPVDWGNADDKEKTLDYVLNHSRLTRVNQAFLDQYGVTKEQVLKLTIADFFAHDRDQGRELVRKILDQDKAHSESSQHRFDGTPITIMVEYTCIHDDTGKIIGHFGIQRDITEEVELKYRLVDSERYHRSLTMSIPDMLFVISREGNFLDFKADSTNLYARPEDFLGRNFRDVLPPEVSRKKEAAIAEAIERQGVAEFSYSMPVRGGTRFFQARLVPSGGDRLISFVRDVTEQKAAERELSNSYDYQKTVSLVSSSLVKVKAETYDQTVNRILAETARYFAADRAYLFLFSEDLATKTNTHEWCAEGIDPHISDMQQVPVDPLPWWKKKILNKERVHIPEVAALPETAAAEKALFMSQDIKSLLTVPLANEDRYFGFIGLDMVKKHYSWNTQEMERLQTIAHILADSMVRLAKERELVVAKQEADQANKAKSQFLANMSHEIRTPLNGVIGFTELLAKTPLSEAQKQYVDNATMSGHSLMQIINDILDFSKIEAGALELDPVRTDIIGLLENSVDVIAFHAGRKHIEILLDIDADTPRYAVVDPVRLKQIIVNLLGNAVKFTETGEIELKVVFEEERDSGQGHFHFSVRDTGIGISKAQQKKLFKAFSQADSSTTRKYGGTGLGLMISQMIAQKMGSTIALESQREKGSLFYFSITAEFEPDERFTTGDISRVRRCLVVDDNRNNLAILKKMMEEKEVDCVTCDNGPEALKTLERSGPFDVVLMDCHMPSPDGMETAQLIRKDLGLSPETQPLVLMHASTEEPGLQQQCDELGVISRIVKPVKMRDLIAIFSDVGSEDSSADQSHTEPAPSEGEMAEDGTGLSVLIAEDVPMNMILIRSIIGRLLPETQIIEARDGGEALRMFETHRPDLVLMDVQMPEMDGIEVTEKIRNIEKEDGAKRESAGNRTPIVALTAGTASEEREKCIRAGMDDFLSKPVDSEKISDALERLLLQKTREMPEKEPDIPTEDHFDAAELERRLNHNEEDVEEVLSATRDTYPVIIDSLEAAVDSADMKRARALAHQLKGSSLNMCFGRLADLSKRIEMSATEGQLADVREQFELLKIEWKHVLALLGQKLRGD; encoded by the coding sequence ATGGCTGACAAGTTTTTGCTGGGGATAGCCGATTGTAAAATCATCCTTGATGATGACGGTAAACCCGTGGATTACATTTTTGTGAATACCAACAGGGCATTTGAAAAAATCTCCGGACTGAAAAGGGGGGATATCATCAACCGTCCGGTTACAAAGGTGCACCCGGGAATCATCGGAGAGGAGTTTGACTGGATTGGATTTTTTGGAAATATTGCCCTGAACGGAGGAAGGGAGGTATTTGAGCACTACTCCGAAGCGCTTGGGCGGTGGTACCGTGTAACGGTTGTCTCCGACGGCGAAGGGTATTTCACAACCGTATACGAAGAGCTCACGCACTTCACGCAATTTGCAGAGGCTTCCCAAAAGCTGAATGGCTACTTCGCGGACAATATCGACTACCATGATATCGCGGAGACCATGAGGCAGATATCAGGGGCATCCTTTGTCGCTTTCAACGTGTTCAGCCACAACAGGGAAAGCTTCACAACCCGTGCGTTCGCAGGCGACGGCAGGCAGATCCGCAAGGCTGCCGATATCCTGGGCTTTGCACTTGAGGACAAAAAATGGAACCTTAATCCACGTATTGAAGCCCGTACCGAGGGCAATAAAACAACGGTGTTTGACCGCCTGGAAGATATTGCCGGGAATGACCTGCCCCGGGAGGTGCTGGCCGGGCTTGCCGGGGTGCTGAACATCAGCAGTGTGGCGGTGGTCAAGACAATCACGGATGCCAGGGATCTCGGTGATTTTACACTTTTTTATCAGGGGGGAAGAAGGCCGAAAAACCGGCATCTGATGGAGTCATATGCGGATATGGTGGGGTCGGTCCTGCGAAGGATCCGTTCCGAGCAGCAGTTGAAGCAGCACGAAGAGGAACTGGCCGGCTTTTTTGACGTGAACCTGGATTTGCTCTGTATCGCCGACACAGACGGCTATTTCATCAAGACCAACAAAGCCTGGGGTGAAATCCTTGGATATTCGAGCGAAGAGCTGAATAACAGGAAGTTCCTGGATTTTGTTCACCCCGATGATATCCAGCCGACCCTGGATGCAATGAACTCATTGGGCAAGCAGGAGAAAGTGCTCAATTTCACCAATCGGTACAGATCGATCGACGGCTCCTATCGGTGGATTGAGTGGCGGTCCCATCCGAAAGGAAAACTTATCTATGCCGCTGCCAGAGATGTGACCGACCGGGTCCGGTCCGAGAAGGCGCTCAGGGAAAGCGAGGAGAAACTGAACCTGTTTTTTTCCCAGTCCATGAGCGGTTTCTTTTTCATGGCGCTGGATGAGCCTGTTGACTGGGGCAATGCCGATGATAAGGAGAAAACACTTGATTATGTGTTGAACCATTCGCGTTTGACCAGGGTGAACCAGGCGTTTCTGGATCAGTACGGTGTCACGAAAGAGCAGGTCCTGAAACTGACGATAGCCGACTTTTTTGCACATGACCGGGACCAGGGGCGTGAGTTGGTTCGCAAAATACTCGATCAAGACAAGGCGCATTCCGAGAGCAGCCAGCACCGCTTTGACGGCACCCCGATAACCATTATGGTGGAATATACCTGCATCCATGACGATACGGGAAAGATCATCGGCCATTTTGGTATTCAGCGCGATATTACAGAGGAAGTCGAGCTCAAGTACCGTCTGGTTGACAGTGAGAGGTACCACCGCTCACTGACCATGAGTATTCCGGATATGCTTTTTGTCATTAGCAGGGAGGGGAATTTTCTTGACTTCAAGGCGGATTCGACAAATCTCTATGCCCGTCCGGAAGATTTTCTCGGAAGGAACTTCCGCGATGTTTTACCGCCGGAGGTGTCACGGAAAAAGGAGGCCGCCATTGCCGAAGCAATAGAGAGGCAGGGTGTTGCGGAGTTTTCCTATTCGATGCCGGTTCGGGGGGGAACCCGCTTTTTCCAGGCGAGGCTGGTACCCTCTGGTGGCGACAGGCTGATCTCCTTTGTGAGGGATGTGACCGAGCAAAAGGCCGCGGAACGGGAATTAAGCAACAGTTACGATTATCAAAAAACGGTTTCCCTGGTATCATCAAGCCTGGTCAAGGTGAAGGCGGAGACCTACGATCAGACGGTGAACCGGATACTGGCTGAAACCGCCCGCTACTTTGCTGCCGACCGTGCCTATCTGTTCCTGTTTTCGGAGGACCTTGCCACAAAGACCAACACGCATGAGTGGTGTGCCGAAGGCATCGATCCGCATATTTCAGATATGCAGCAGGTGCCGGTGGATCCGCTTCCCTGGTGGAAGAAAAAAATCCTGAATAAGGAACGTGTGCATATCCCCGAAGTAGCCGCATTGCCGGAAACGGCTGCTGCCGAAAAAGCCCTCTTCATGAGTCAGGATATCAAATCCCTGCTTACCGTGCCCCTTGCAAACGAGGATCGGTATTTCGGCTTTATCGGTCTTGACATGGTGAAGAAGCATTACTCCTGGAATACACAGGAAATGGAAAGACTTCAGACCATCGCCCATATCCTTGCAGATTCCATGGTAAGGCTGGCCAAAGAACGGGAACTTGTTGTTGCGAAACAGGAAGCAGATCAGGCCAATAAGGCCAAAAGCCAGTTTCTGGCTAACATGAGCCATGAAATTCGCACTCCTCTCAACGGAGTCATCGGTTTTACCGAGTTGCTTGCCAAAACACCGCTCTCGGAGGCGCAAAAGCAGTATGTGGATAATGCCACCATGTCGGGCCATTCCCTGATGCAGATCATCAACGACATTCTGGATTTTTCCAAAATTGAAGCGGGAGCGCTCGAACTGGATCCGGTCAGAACCGACATCATCGGACTGCTTGAAAACAGCGTGGATGTCATCGCGTTCCATGCCGGGCGCAAGCATATCGAAATATTGCTGGATATTGATGCCGATACGCCCCGCTACGCTGTCGTGGATCCGGTACGGCTGAAGCAGATCATCGTCAATTTACTGGGGAATGCGGTAAAGTTCACCGAAACAGGCGAGATTGAACTGAAAGTGGTATTCGAGGAAGAGCGCGATTCCGGACAGGGCCACTTTCATTTTTCCGTTCGCGATACCGGAATCGGGATTTCAAAAGCCCAGCAAAAGAAACTCTTCAAAGCCTTCTCCCAGGCAGACAGTTCTACTACGCGAAAATACGGCGGAACCGGTCTCGGACTGATGATTTCCCAGATGATCGCCCAAAAGATGGGGAGCACTATCGCGCTTGAGAGCCAACGGGAAAAAGGCTCTCTCTTCTATTTCAGTATCACCGCAGAATTCGAGCCGGATGAACGTTTCACAACCGGAGACATCAGCCGGGTCCGGCGATGCCTTGTTGTCGATGATAACAGGAACAATCTTGCGATTCTCAAAAAGATGATGGAAGAGAAAGAGGTTGACTGTGTTACCTGTGATAACGGGCCGGAAGCCTTGAAAACCCTGGAGCGCTCCGGTCCGTTTGATGTTGTCCTGATGGATTGTCACATGCCCTCACCGGACGGCATGGAGACGGCACAGTTGATTCGGAAAGATCTCGGTTTATCGCCGGAAACGCAGCCGCTGGTTCTCATGCACGCTTCCACGGAAGAACCCGGCCTTCAGCAGCAATGCGATGAGCTGGGCGTGATATCCCGAATCGTTAAACCGGTCAAAATGCGTGATTTGATTGCGATTTTTTCCGATGTCGGATCTGAAGATTCGTCTGCGGATCAAAGTCACACCGAGCCGGCACCATCCGAAGGCGAAATGGCAGAAGACGGCACCGGCCTGAGCGTACTGATCGCCGAGGATGTTCCAATGAACATGATCCTGATCCGTTCGATCATCGGCCGATTGTTGCCTGAAACACAAATCATTGAGGCCCGCGATGGCGGGGAGGCTCTCCGGATGTTCGAGACACACCGCCCGGACCTCGTTCTCATGGACGTACAGATGCCGGAAATGGACGGAATCGAAGTCACGGAAAAAATCAGAAACATTGAAAAGGAGGACGGGGCGAAGCGCGAATCCGCAGGGAACCGGACCCCCATTGTTGCGCTGACCGCCGGTACGGCTTCTGAAGAGCGGGAAAAGTGCATCCGTGCAGGCATGGATGACTTTCTCTCCAAACCGGTTGACTCAGAAAAAATTTCGGATGCGCTGGAGAGGTTGCTGTTGCAGAAAACGAGAGAAATGCCGGAAAAGGAGCCCGATATCCCAACAGAAGATCATTTTGACGCCGCTGAACTGGAACGCCGGCTGAATCACAACGAAGAAGATGTTGAGGAGGTTTTATCGGCAACACGGGATACGTACCCCGTTATTATCGACTCGCTTGAGGCGGCCGTTGATAGTGCCGACATGAAACGGGCCCGTGCTTTGGCCCATCAGCTCAAAGGCTCCTCGCTGAACATGTGTTTCGGGCGGCTGGCCGATCTTTCGAAAAGGATCGAGATGAGCGCTACTGAGGGACAACTTGCTGATGTCCGGGAACAGTTTGAACTGCTCAAAATCGAATGGAAGCATGTGCTGGCATTGCTGGGGCAGAAACTCCGCGGGGACTAG